The genomic region GCTCGGGCTGGACTGGGACGGCGAGGTGCGGGTGCAGTCCGCGCACCTGCCGGAGTACCGCGCCGTGCTGGACGGCCTTGCCACGCGCGGGCTGGTCTATCCCTGCTTCTGCACCCGCGCCGACATCGCCCGCGAGGTCGCCGGCTCCGCCGCCGCGCCGCATGCCCCGGACGGGGCGCCGCTCTATCCCGGCACCTGCCGCCGGCTATCGGCCGACGAACGGGCCACCCGGATCGCCGCCGGCCAGCCCTTCGCGCTACGGCTCGACATGGCGCGCGCCCTGGCCGCCGTGCCGGGGGAGCTGACCGTCTTCGAGGAAGCAGAAGGCGAGCGGCGCTGCGATCCCGCCCGCTTCGGCGACGCGGTGCTGGCGCGCAAGGACGCGCCGGCCAGCTACCATCTGTGCGTGACCCATGACGACGCGCTGCAGGGGGTCACCCTGGTCACGCGTGGCGAGGATCTCCGGCTGGCCACCGACCTGCACCGGCTGCTGCAGGCGCTGATGGGCTGGCCCGTGCCGTGCTACGCCCACCACCACTTGCTGACCGATGCGGCGGGCCGGCGCCTGGCCAAGCGCGACCGCGCGGCGACGCTGCGCGAGCTGCGGGCGGACGGAGTTTCGCCGGCGCAGGTCCGCGCCCGCGCCGGCTTCCCCGATCAGATGTGACGCGCGCCGCCGTCGCAGTCGAGGATCGTGCCGGTGATGAAACCGTTGCTGGCGACCAGCAGGATCGCCTCGGCCAGGTCGGTGACCGTGCCCACCCGGCGGGCCGGCAGGCGCTCGGCGGCGCTGCGCATCAGCGTGTCGCGCTTCTCCGGCGACAGCTTGTCCCAATAGGGCGTGTCGACCAGCCCCGGGCTGACCGCGTTCA from Rhodovastum atsumiense harbors:
- the gluQRS gene encoding tRNA glutamyl-Q(34) synthetase GluQRS translates to MEVITRFAPSPTGHLHLGHAFSALTAWHRARQAGGRFLLRLEDIDPTRCRPDFATAILEDLAWLGLDWDGEVRVQSAHLPEYRAVLDGLATRGLVYPCFCTRADIAREVAGSAAAPHAPDGAPLYPGTCRRLSADERATRIAAGQPFALRLDMARALAAVPGELTVFEEAEGERRCDPARFGDAVLARKDAPASYHLCVTHDDALQGVTLVTRGEDLRLATDLHRLLQALMGWPVPCYAHHHLLTDAAGRRLAKRDRAATLRELRADGVSPAQVRARAGFPDQM